GTCCGGTCAGACCATCGAAATCCTCAACACCGACGCCGAAGGCCGCCTGGTGCTTTGCGATGCGCTGACCTACGCCGAGCGTTTCAATCCGGCCAGTGTGGTTGATATCGCGACCCTTACCGGCGCCTGCGTAGTGGCCCTGGGTGCGCACACCAGCGGCCTGATGGGCAACAATGACGAACTCATGCAGCAATTGCTGACCGCCGGCCAGCAGGCTGACGATCGCGCCTGGCAACTACCTCTGTTCGATGAATACCAGGAGCAGATCGACAGCCCGTTCGCGGACATTGCGAACATTGGCGGCCCGAAGGCCGGCACCATCACCGCAGCCTGTTTCCTTTCGCGCTTCACCAAGGCCTACCCGTGGGCGCACCTGGATATCGCCGGCACCGCCTGGACCAGCGGCGGCAAGGACAAGGGCGCGACAGGCCGACCGGTGCCGCTGCTTGCGCAGTATCTGATCAACCAGGCGCAGTAACAGCGAGGGCGGCTGAAGGCTTTAGGCTGAAAGGCCTGACCGCGAAGATAAGCTGTATCGATGCATAGCCCGATGCGCTCAACGCATTCCGGCTCCGAGCGTTCAGCCTACAGCCTCAAGCGAGTTTTATTGATGACGCGAATCGATTTCTACCTGCTGACCAGCGACCAGCCGCAAGCGCGGCTGGATTACGCCTGTCGTCTGGCTCACAAGGCCTGGACCAAGGGTCACAGGGTCTATCTGCATTGCGCCGACGTGGCGCAGGCGGAAGCGCTCGATGAGCTGCTGTGGTCATTCAAGCCGGATGCCTTCCTGCCGCATGCACTACATAGTGATCAGCCGGACCAGGCGATTGTATGCGGCGCCGGCGAGGACCCCGATCCGCATCATGATCTGCTGATCAATCTGGCGCAGAACACGCCGGGGTTCTTCAGCCGCTTCACTCGGCTGGCGGAGATCGTCGTGGAGCACGATGACGTCCGTATACCGGCGCGCGAGCGCTTCCGCTTTTATCGCGATCGGGGCTATCCTTTGAAGTCCCACCAGATTCGCACGGCAGGATGAGCCATGACGCATCGCGATCCCTCGGAGCCCTCACGGTTACTGGAAGACCTGGAGTCGATCCGCACCCTGCTTGACGAGCACGATCCGGACAATCTGCTTGCCGAAGAAGAGCAGATGGAAATACCGCTGTTGCAGGATGTCATCACCGACCCGATCGATACGCCGCTTACCGAGTCGCGACCGACGCAACCCGAGGCGTCGCCTGCTGCCACCCGCTCGGCCAACCCCTTTCTGCCCTACGACTCGCTGGCGCGGCTGGCCCGGGAACGTGTCCAACTCGACCGTCTGCTCGGTACGCCGGTCACCGACGAGCGCGACAGCACCCATCCCACTGCCAGGGAACTTCGCCTTGAGGCGCGTCTTCAGGCCGAAGCGCAATTGATCCTGCAGGACGTGATCGACGACATGATTCCGACGATCGAAGCCGAACTGCGCAACCGTCTCAAGGCCAGGCTCGAGCAGATCGTTCGCGAGCAGCTCAAATAAGCCGATCGGGCTGGGACGCTCGCCGCTCCCCTCGCTATAATGGCCGTTTTCCGTGACACCGCCGCGCGCTCCGCGTGCGCCGCGTGCATTGCCACCGCCACATTCCGGACACCCAGAACCGCATGGACAAGACTTACCAGCCGCACGCCATCGAATCCTCCTGGTATCAGACCTGGGAGCAGAATCACTATTTCGCTCCGCAGGGTTCGGGTGAGTCCTACACGATTGCCCTACCGCCGCCGAACGTCACCGGCAGCCTGCATATGGGCCATGGTTTCAACAACTCGATCATGGACGCGCTGATCCGCTTCCGCCGCATGCAGGGGCGCAACACCCTGTGGCAGCCGGGCACCGACCACGCGGGTATCGCCACGCAGATGGTCGTCGAGCGCCAGCTCGCCGCGCAGGGCCAGTCCCGCCACGATCTGGGCCGCGACAAGTTTCTGGACAAGGTCTGGGAATGGAAGGAAGAGTCAGGTGGCAACATCACCCGGCAGATCCGCCGTTTGGGCAGCTCCGTGGACTGGAGCCGCGAGCGCTTCACCATGGACGAGGGACTGTCCAACGCCGTGCGTGAAGCCTTCGTGCGACTGCACGAGGATGGCCTGATCTATCGTGGCAAGCGGCTGGTCAACTGGGATCCGAAACTGCACACGGCGATATCCGATCTGGAAGTGGAGAACCATGACGAGACCGGCTCGCTGTGGAATCTGCGTTATCCGCTGGCCGATGGCGCCACAACGGCTGAAGGTCAGACGTACCTGGTGGTTGCCACCACGCGGCCGGAAACCATGCTGGGTGATACCGCCGTCGCAGTGAACCCGAACGACGAGCGTTATCAGGCACTGATCGGCAAGTTCGTCGAGCTGCCGCTGGTGGGCCGCCGCATTCCAATCATCGCTGACGACTACTGCGACCCAGAGTTCGGCACCGGCTGCGTGAAGATGACCCCGGCGCACGACTTCAATGACTATGAAGTCGGCAAGCGGCACAACCTGCCGCTGATCAACGTGCTCGATCAGAACGCCGTGGTC
Above is a window of Halopseudomonas nanhaiensis DNA encoding:
- a CDS encoding DNA polymerase III subunit chi, yielding MTRIDFYLLTSDQPQARLDYACRLAHKAWTKGHRVYLHCADVAQAEALDELLWSFKPDAFLPHALHSDQPDQAIVCGAGEDPDPHHDLLINLAQNTPGFFSRFTRLAEIVVEHDDVRIPARERFRFYRDRGYPLKSHQIRTAG